Proteins encoded in a region of the Panicum hallii strain FIL2 chromosome 3, PHallii_v3.1, whole genome shotgun sequence genome:
- the LOC112885360 gene encoding uncharacterized protein LOC112885360: MPPKQAAKGGPGAPGDEGDRGSQGGWGCDGVGKEESGKGGKGGKGGIGAPRGRGGNGGDGAPGRKGGEVGGQDNYLKKVFRRGGPGGGGVYSGINFLGASVFFSTVVGNSDAVAAAIISGESSQQMRRGLIFLLFFFLPPSSSFFLPKNGGEIGGIH; encoded by the coding sequence ATGCCGCCCAAGCAGGCTGCGAAGGGAGGCCCCGGCGCACCAGGTGATGAAGGGGATAGAGGCAGCCAGGGTGGGTGGGGGTGTGATGGCGTTGGTAAGGAGGAGAGTGGGAAAGGAGGGAAGGGAGGCAAGGGTGGCATTGGTGCACCTAGAGGGAGGGGCGGTAATGGAGGCGATGGAGCGCCTGGTAGGAAAGGTGGGGAAGTGGGTGGCCAGGACAATTACTTGAAGAAGGTGTTTCGTAGGGGCGGgcccggtggcggcggcgtctACTCCGGCATCAACTTTCTAGGAGCTTCGGTGTTCTTCTCAACTGTTGTCGGTAATTCCGACGCCGTCGCTGCTGCCATCATCAGTGGTGAATCTAGCCAACAAATGAGGAGGGGGCTCAtcttccttctcttcttcttcctccctccttcttcttcatTCTTTCTTCCCAAAAATGGAGGGGAGATTGGGGGTATCCATTGA